AAAGCTAGCTATTTGTAGTTGTGAATAAAGCATAAGCcctctttttctattttgtgtTGGATGGTCCCCATGAAAATTAACTcataaactttaattaatttttttttccatatatgACTTATTAAGTCTAATAAAATTGCTACATTAAACTTCAAGGCGTTGGCCTCATGGTtaaggaagtttttttttttttttttaatttaaattttgaggctaaaatctataaaatttgattaaattcttCTGAATACAACAGGTGGACAAAGCGTTTTTAAGATAATTTGAAGAATAACTTAATCTTCAGTACTGATATGCAAAATAGTTCAAGAACATCCTAACCattcaactaaaaaacattttgacacTACATGGACATCACATGGCCACAAATGTGCCATATACACCTTTTTATCCCTAATATACATTCCATAAAGTATGGCTTAGTAAAATTCCAGCATCTTTGTAGTTCTTTCTCAAAATTAGGAGTTTATGCAAATAAGGTCGGTATATATTCTTGACAAATTAAtcgcaaaataaataaatttgatgcaAGTTTAATAGAACCTCCCCCACACAAGCTAGGtctttaaattaaagaaaggaCTCTCAAATGGTGCCGTGTTGTCTTCTCTGATTGCCCCTCCTCTTCCTCCCTAGCCAAGGTgaacagatatatatatatggaagcCTACAGTTTCCTGCTTGATGTAAGTTAAACTCTCGTATATTCCTAAAATAGGCGATATATTCATGGTAAACTTTTCCAAATATATGTTTGTTATTTCCATATAATTCTTGCTCTCTTTTGCTTGATTTCATCTCCATCCATATATGAAGGACAGTAGATattgtataaatataaaatttagatttcCATCGTCTCCATATTCAACTCAACCCTAGACTCAATTCAGCTACTACTTCAGAGAATCCTTATACATGATAGTTCTcaagtttttattgaatttcaaataacatacccaaaaagagaaaaaagaaaaaggttttcgATGCACTAAATTCTTTCCTGCAATTGCATATAATAGCATTGTTAATGTCTGAGAAACATCTTTCATCTTTGTATTGATACagaaaaatatttcttctttaTGGATTGtgaaaataattagttttcCAGAATAACTGATTATGTTAATGTACTACTGATTGATCAGACGTAGATGCAACCTTGCATAAGCACTACATACTCAATAATGTGATCGAGAATCAAGGCAAGATGATTTCAAATTCAAGAGATATGGATTTGCAAGGAAAACAAGcaggcggcggcggcggcagtGAGGCCGGCAAGACATCCAAGGCAACATCATCCACTTCATCAAGACAATGGTCAGCATTTAGAAATCCAAGGATTGTTCGCGTCTCCCGGTCTTTTGGAGGAAAAGATAGGCATAGCAAGGTTTGCACGGTAAGGGGACTGAGGGACCGGCGAATTAGGCTTTCTGTACCCACAGCCATTCAGCTGTATGATCTTCAAGATAGGCTTGGCCTTAGTCAGCCTAGCAAGGTAATAGATTGGTTGCTTGATGCCACTAAAACTGATATCGATAAGTTGCCTCCACTTCAGATGCCTCCAGGGTTTGGTCAGTTCCACCAGCCAATGCTATTTTctcatcaatcaaatattgcaTCTCCCTTCTTTGATCCCAATTCTACGTTCATCAAGGACGTTGGATTTCACTCATTAGGGATAAAGATCGGTGCTAGTACTGCTGGTCTTGATGCGCAGGTGCAAAACAGTAGTGCTACTATGCCAAAATCAAGCTATATCAGGGATATAGAAGCTTCAATAAGAGCAAAAAGCAAGCAAGTTGACACCATTGCCGAGAAAGGAAAGTGGATCAGAACAAATGAAGATGGAGAAAATGGAAGTTACAGCACTACTGGACAGGTCCCCGCTCAAAATTTCTTTCCTTTAGCCACTCATTCTTCCTTACCAAGCTTGCTATACAATCCCACTTTGCCCTTCAACTCCTATCATTGGGATGCTTCGAATTTATCTCTTTCTACACAATTTGGAAGCCATGGATTTCTCTCCCAGACAGAAAATTCCTTGGACACCCCATCATCACTGCCTCTCTCTTCTGGCTCTCAATTATTTTTCTGCCCACCTCCGCCAACGCCACCACTCTTTCCATCCTATCCTCCTTGTGTTACCACTCCCTTAGAGAATGAGTCCAGAGATATGAACCATTTCCAATTATTGAGCTCAAGTTCGTCACAGCATATCTTACCGATTTCTCTGACAATGAGCTCAGCAACAAAACCTTTTTCCTTGAATCTAAATCCGGGGCTTCGTCGTTTGCAAAATAGTAACGAAAGCAATCCTGATGAAGATAATACAGAATCATAAATATCACCCTGCATGGctggttttttctttacttgGTTCAAGGATGGATGTTGAAAGCAGGCTATATAAACATGTACCTCAGCAGGTGGTCAGGTTATCAGAGTACAGTATGAGAGTTTAAAGTTCATCGAGCTATCACATTATTATGTTCTCTTGTGTTACCGGCCTCTAAACATCTTGGAGACACATGCAATCAAACGTTGTAAGATGCTACCTTGCAACATGAATTGTTTCCTATCCGTACGCGGATTCAAGCTATATATGACGATACAAGTAAGACACTAGACACTTCTATCTTTCTGTAGTTTTACATACAAGTATTTATTTTGCAGACAGTACTTTTGTCCATATTTATAAACTAAGTTACTTTCAGTTTCTGTAAAAGTTACTACTTAAACGAAAACCAAGTATGATGTGCTTTGAGTTACAACCTTTGGATTTTACATATCTGAGTTGCAGAAACATTATAGCATATTGCTCCTGTACTTTCGCTCTTAGGATCAAATTTTACATCTTTTCTTCAAGGCCTCTTTCCTTCAGCTAGACCCAATTTTGCATCATTAATATCTTAGGGTGCGACGAGCTACCACTTGGAAGTGCATGGCTGAGTGTTTAGCCCTTGTATTGATAGTTTGGAACATTGTTTTGGCTAAATAAGAAGCTGTGCCTTCACAATAAGGCATGGTCCAATGGCTAATTAAAGACTTGTTAATTCTGAGGCCCTGAGTTGGAGTACAGCTCATGTTCAAATCATCACCCCACTTCCAAGTATCACACAAAGGAGTCAAGTCTTCTGATCCAGTAGCCAATGCCGTCAATggcgaatatttttttttatttttttgtctcaaTAATCAGCTAAAATAATTAGATTCAGTAAAAGAGGattactattttaattatttgcacGAGCATAAATTgtgtttagaaaataaattatgtgtaaaacatttttctaagaaaatgtaCTTTTGTGATGTTTGGTCTAGTATAACATGTTgggttttttaaattagtagaaacaataaatttaaaaatttttagggAGTCCAAGAGTCTTGTTAAACAGATTTACAGCTATTTAGGGTTTATACAAAGATTACCTAAAAATCAGATGTTTTTTTCACCTTTGAATATTTGCTTCGAGGTTGGTTTGTCACAAATCACAAGCCGTTCTATCATCCATTCTCTAATGATAATTCACACGAATCACCAGTGAGAAATCTCCTAAACCATTTTAGAAAAGAGAGATTGTTATACCTTAAAGTGCtagctcttttcttttgtgttttaggTGTTTCTATATTGTACTTTACCTAACATAGCACCTATGGAAATAAGAGGCACACTATTCTATTTATAGGGAAACCTAAAAccctataaatgataaaatatcaatttgccccttaaataatatcacatgtattattttaagctatttttaaaaatttatccaatCAAGTCCTTGATTGTTTCTGAGTTTAGAATTATaatcatttatattaattatatttctgtccttcaatttctaaaatttatttacaatcaagtcacatCTCATTAActatctcattttaatttctagCCAAATGTTCTTATATGTGTGACCCATTATGTTCCCTAATAAGTTGacccaaatataaatcacaattctaaataaaataggattaaataaattaaacaaattaatttattatcaattcaacaattgattgatttatatttaaagatcaagtaCAATATCTAGCAATCTGTCATAATCccataaatattagaaaagtcataagtTGTCTGACTTAACCTTTTAGTGACtagtttttttagtgtaattattatcccttcatcaataatgtttcaatttagatattatagcaTGGAGTATGTCTACTATGTCAAATCAAGTTTGTTCTCAACACtatagtcattgattatttgaataagatttgaaactcttttcaaatctcattccaccttgCGCAAGAatttacaatcaatactatttaagaacaaataaaatattttttctaattcaccaAGGGTGATGAATCCTCTCTTAATTACTTAAATGCCTTCATATGGTTCATGTTATACCCAATATCTACTCATTTGTTAATCTTGATTAGAACAACATATAGTaggatcaaaacataacactTTCTATGTAAGATAACTCAGTGATctcatgtttaaaaataatttacacaACTGTCATATGAGTCTTTCCAAAGAGCAAAGGTGATCCCTCTATATAGGATTCTAATGCGAGTCAATTCAGTGTACATATCATCTGACAAACATCTACATATTAGTTATAGGTATTTCtcataccttaatttatgaGAACAATTGCTTTCTTTCATAGaagaaagaacataatatgtatcaatcttaataactctaattaatatctaGTTTTAATATAACATTAACCATGAATATTTAGGAACAATGCTTTGATACAATaataatctcataattataacaactttataattttctttgcaaagcaTTTTTATCCCATGAACTTTATCGTTattctagatttattaatcaaataattgatgaatattaaagataaataagcctttattaatataataaatatatatgcatTAACAAAGTTAATGTCATGTATAAACTAACTGATTGACTTCAGTGTATATACACCAACacaacctatatatatataaaaaaatgtttgttatAATGAAAAGGAACTCTTgcttttatgatattaaaaaaatcaacttggtGGGGTTAGTTGTACCCCTCACTGTATCCGACCAACTAATCATATGGTTTGcgttcataaattaaaatgaagttTTCAAATGAAACAACAATCTGAGCCCACTTAAGCTAAAGTTCATTTAATAAAATGCTTTAACAATAATTAAGATTCATTTATcaattatactttataaaataaagattatctCCCCTTAACAAAAATCCAAGATTTCATTTGGcgaacaaacataaaaaatatataaaaataagtttcatttataatttcatccaaATCTCACATGAACCTTAAAACCACTCCATGTAGATCAATATAGATCTAGCAGACGAGAAACAGAGCCACTGCATCTTCTCTTGCACGGAACCCTTGAGGAAAAAGGCTACAACAAAAGAGGTGCcctaaattttattgaatcacTTCTTTTGAGAAACGCAGCAGCTCTTTTTGCGAGCACATATATTAATTTGGAGCAAAAAGCCAGCTGCCCAGAATGCGTTTCCATATGATCAGCAGGCCTCATTTTACAACTCAGGCATGCATGGAAGCATCGAcaacaagaaaaagaatagTAGAATCTGCAATTCTTCTGATTTTTGAAAAGGAAACGAATAATAAACCTGTCGCTGGATCCAAGAAAACATTAAAGGACATGCAATTATGCAGTATAAGTGGTCCAGTACTCGTGTAGATCGatataaagaaaaacttttGGCAAGAAGCTACACTGAGAGATTAATGAGTCTGATGAGCGCGTGGGGAGGCTATATGGCTGTCAATATTGTAGCATGCATACGGGTCTCGCTCGCGCTGCAGGCGTGCTTCTAGATCGATTGGTACTGCTGAGATTTGTACAGTAGAATTTTCCAATCTGCTGTCTCTAATCACTCAGAAGATCAAAGGGCAGAAAAGACATcagctcttcaaaataaaaaataaaaacttctttACGAGAAATGTGAATTGTGACAGTTAGCATGTTTTCTTAGGTTAGCAGATACTAGTTTATTGCTTTCCTGGAGggtttgaccaaaaaaaaattaatgtaagaaaatatatttaacaagaTTATTTGTTTAAcctaagttttaaattaaattacatgaaaattaCCCCGATATTGCCTTGTCGGCTGAGCAagtctaaagaaaaaaaaaaacaagtcaagtTAACTCTAGTCAAAATATCAAACTCACCATCCAGGTTATAGACTACGTTAGgtcgaattaattttttatttaactatattataaaaaaatacaaaaactaatttatcttcaactcaatattaaataataatattaaataaaaatcatgtattaaaagataaaaataaaaataaaaataaaaaagagttcaaaaaacccaaagaaaataaaaacctcatattaaaggatataaaaaaaaagccaaaaaaattttattatataataaaaaatacaataactgATTTACCATCAACTCAATACtggatgataaattaaataaaaacattatattaaatggtagaattaaaaaaaaaaaacaaaaaaaccaaaagtagGTCATGTGCATGGTCTTGAGAGAGGCCCATGGCCtaggctagttttttttttttttctttcttattataAAGAGTGGATGGCCTATCATCc
The sequence above is drawn from the Populus alba chromosome 15, ASM523922v2, whole genome shotgun sequence genome and encodes:
- the LOC118033407 gene encoding transcription factor TCP5; its protein translation is MISNSRDMDLQGKQAGGGGGSEAGKTSKATSSTSSRQWSAFRNPRIVRVSRSFGGKDRHSKVCTVRGLRDRRIRLSVPTAIQLYDLQDRLGLSQPSKVIDWLLDATKTDIDKLPPLQMPPGFGQFHQPMLFSHQSNIASPFFDPNSTFIKDVGFHSLGIKIGASTAGLDAQVQNSSATMPKSSYIRDIEASIRAKSKQVDTIAEKGKWIRTNEDGENGSYSTTGQVPAQNFFPLATHSSLPSLLYNPTLPFNSYHWDASNLSLSTQFGSHGFLSQTENSLDTPSSLPLSSGSQLFFCPPPPTPPLFPSYPPCVTTPLENESRDMNHFQLLSSSSSQHILPISLTMSSATKPFSLNLNPGLRRLQNSNESNPDEDNTES